TCAGTGGGCAGCATGGACAGTGTAGGGGGTGGGCCTGCAGGAGGCGGGGGAGGTCTCACAGAAGATGGTAGTACCCGAAGACCCCCAGCCAAGCCCCGGAGACACCCCAGTACCAAGCTCAGCATGGCAGGATCAGgggcagagacaccaccaagtaaGAAAGCAGGTGAGACACCCACCCTGTTCTCCTAGTCCTCTTTGGAGGAAGCTGGCAGCCGGTAGGATCCATTCCAACAAAGGGGGGGCCCTCTGGGAGGGTTCATTCAGGCAAGAGCCAAGGAAGTGGAAGGTTCCATTCTCAAAAGGAATAGGGGTTTCCTTTTAGGTGGACCTCAGATGAACCATTCAAGGGCAGGAGACACTCCCTCAAAACAGCTGTTAGGAAAGGACACAGGGTGGGTGAGAATTGCAGATCCTGGGGTTGGTAGGGGTCTGAGGTAGGATGCTTCAGGCTACATGATGAGACCCAGTTTCGAAAAGCAAACACACGAACAAAaacctgaagaaaagaaaaaaaacaaatcaacgAAATCCTAAACATGATGGcccatgcctctaattccagcactcaggatgcagaggcaggaggatctctgagttcaaggccagcctgaactatatattcaggctagccaaagctactgagtgagatcctatctcaaacaaacaacaaaacaaaaaaagaacgagaatgaaaaagaaaagagagaaaaagactgGGAACTGCCTTAAGGAAAAGGAACCTAGTGGGCTCTGAGTGGAAGGTTGTGGGAAAGGTACCTAGATGAATATGTCCTTGAAGGTGGGTCCAGAGGTCAGAAATTCTCCCCTTTTGCTgtagaatgagttcaaggtcagcctgggcagctTAGAAGCCctttcttaaaagagaaaaaatgtatgtaagaaaaatgtaatgaggggctggggtgtagctcagtgttagagcccctgcctagaatcccccagtgaggggctggggggcgTGGTCAGTGGTGGAgcatctgcctagaatcccccagtgaggggctggggggcgtggtcagtggtagagcacctgcctagaatcctccagtgaggggctggggtgtgactcagtggtagagtccctgcctagaatcccccagtgaggggctggggggcgtggtcagtggtagagcatttgcctagaatcccctagtgaggggctgggggcgtggtcaatGGTAGAGCATTACCTGGCTCtgtattcaatttctttttctccttcccaccctTCTTAGGCTCTCAAAAGCCAACCCCTGAGTGCCGAGAATCTAGCCGTAAGGTTCCACCACAAAAACCCAGGCGAAGCCCCAACACCCAGCTGTCTGTGTCCTTCGATGAGTCTTGTGCCCCAGCCCCATGTCCTCGAGGGGGGAACCTGCCCCTGCAACGCCTCAGCAGGGCGTCTCGAGTAGCTGGAGACCTGGACGCAGGTGCTCAAGAGGAAGAGCCCGTGTACATTGAGATGGTGGGGGATGTCTTTCGTGGAGGAGGACGAAGTGGAGGAGGCTTGAGCGGTCCTCCTCTTGGAAGTGGAGGCCCAACCCCTCCAGCTGGTGCCGATTCGGACTCTGAAGACAGCGAGGCTATATATGAAGAGATGAAGTACCCCCTGcctgaagaggcaggagatggcAGAGCCAACGGGCCTCCTCCATTGATGGCGCCCTCCCCTCCACAACAGCCTCATgtcctccagccccacccccaccgccgTCCAGCTTCAGCCCTCCCAAGCCGGAGGGATGGGACACCCACCAAGACCACTCCTTGTGAAATCCCCCCACCTTTTCCCAACCTCCTTCAGCACCGGCCTCCACTCCTGGCCTTCCCCCAAGCCAAGTCTGCTTCCCGAGCCCCTGGCGATGGGGTCTCAAGGTTACCGGTCCTCTGCCACTCCAAGGAACCAGCCGGTTCCACCCCAGCTCCCCAAGTGCCTGCACGAGAGCGGGAGACGCCTCCCCTGCCGCCTCCGCCTCCTGCTGCCAACCTGCTATTGCTGGGACCATCAGGCCGAGCCCGGAGCCACTCAACACCATTGCCACCCCAGGGCTCTGGCCAGACCCGGGGGGAGCGGGAGCTCCCCAACTCTCACAGCATGATCTGCCCCAAAGCGGCAGGGGTACCGGCAGCCCACCCTGCCCCAGCTGCCTTGCTCCCCGGCCCCCCTAAGGACAAGGCCGTGTCGTACACTATGGTGTATTCTGCGGTGAAAGTGACCACACACTCCGTCCTGCCAGCTGGTCCACCCCTGGGTGTTGGGGAGCCAAAGACGGAGGAGATCTCGGTTCTCCATGGAATGCTTTGTGCCAGTTCGAGGCCCCCTGTACCAGGGAAGTCTAGCCCCCATAGTGGGGCTATGGGTTCAGCAGCTGGGGTCCTGCACCACCGTAGCTGCCTGGCCTCCCCCCACAGCCTTCCGGATCCAACTGCAGGCCCCCTGACTCCCCTCTGGACCTATCCAGCCACAGCAGCTGGCCTCAAGAGACCCCCTGCCTATGACAGTCTCAAGGCTGGGGGGGTGCTGAATAAGGGCTGTGGAATGGGAACACCATCTCCCATGGTCAAGATCCAGCTGCAAGAGCAAGGGACTGATGGGGGTGCCTTTGCCAgcatctcctgtgcccatgtcaTCGCCAGTACAGGGACACCAGAAGAAGAGGAGATGGGCGCCGCATTTGGGGCAGGCTGGGCTCTACAGAGGAAGGTCCTGtatggagggaggaaagcaaaggACCCGGACAGTGAGTGAGGAGAGTGGGGATTGGGTGTGGGGGTGTTGCTGGTGGTTTGGGGTTGGGGGTTAAATATTGAAGGGAGGTATTTAGAAATGGCAGGCCTATTGTCCTGTCCAGGAAAGTTTTCTGGGAGACCAGATAGATGGGGATGGGAAACAGAATgaatgggtgggggaggggagatatCTCTGAATGTGTTCAGGAAAAGGTAGGAAGGTCTGGGATAGGGGCTAGGGGGGTGATCCAGCCTCATCCTGCTCCaccctctgcccctcccttcctTGGGCTGCaagggtgtgtgtttgtgagtgtgtgcacactaGGAACTAAACACAGCTGCCTCCCAGCTATTACCATGGCAACCCATccagacaggagaggagagggaggcccCTACCGTTGCCAGGCAACGCAATGCTCTGCCAGGCCTGCTCTCAGAGATGGGCTTAGTTCACACACAGCCCTTCCCCCCACTCTATACACTCAATGTAACCCCCATACCCTCTTTCTGAGATCAGGATTTGGGATTCTCCCCACTGAGAGACAGCACCCCTGTTTTCCAGGGTGTTCATTCTGACCCTGTCTGGTCCTAGAGTGGTTTTAAAAACCAAAGCTAGGGTTGAGAAGGCCCCTCTGGCCAGGGGAAGGGTTTTCTCAACAGAGCACATATATATGATTCTGAGTCCCAGTGACGGTAACaatggggagaaaggaaggtgaCAGGGCTGGGTCTGGGGTgggtgtgtgcgcgcatgtgcgtgTGTTGAAGTGTGAGGTCGAGCCTTTGCCAATTCCTGCTGGGATTCACTGAAGGGCAACCCATGCTGCATTATATGTGCCTGCTGGGGATAGAAAGGCCCCTCCCACCTGCGGGCactgagtgttttgtttgtttgttattccAGCAGAAGTCGAGGACGGTGCCCGGGCCTGGAATGGCAGTACAGAGGGTCCCGCCAAAGTAGAGCATGAGGACAGGGGCCAGGTGGCATCAGGGATTCCTGTGAGGAGCCAGGGGGCAGAGGGTCTGCTGGCCAGGATCCACCATGATCGAGGAGGGAGCCGCACAGCGTTGCCAGTCCCTTGCCAGACTTTCCCGGCCTGCCACCGGAATGGAGGTGACACCTTGCTCTCATACTCTATACAGAGATGGGTGGGTCAGGAATCTGCCAGGGTCCACCTGGGACCAGCCTGCTTGACTTCCTATCAACTCCATGTCTACAGTCATTAACCTTTGAACAGTATTTCTCGTACTTTGAATGGAACCCAGGAGTTCCCTCATGccagccacatcccagcccctcactgggggattctaggcaggtgctctaccactgagccacaccccagcctagATCCTTGAATCTTAACATTGTATCTCCATCTCCTTTCTTTTCATGAGGCAGGGGACAGTTTGGCCTACAGCCTCTTCAGGGAGGTGAGGGACCAGTCTTCTGTAGGTCTCTCTTCTCATTTCTGGTTTCTGGGCCTAGATTTCACAGGAGGGTACCGCCTGGGTcgctctgcctccacctctggagtcCGTCAGGCTGCGCTCCATACCCCTCGGCCCTGCAGCCAGCCCAGGGTTGCCCTGAGCCAGGTGAGCGTCTGgtctttgttttatctttgaaggagcagaaagagaagacTTGGGTATGGAAAGAAAGGATAGGCCCCCTCACTCACCCGTATAATCTAATCTCTGACCAAAAAAaagctgaggaaaaaaaataattcatctgGAGTTAGTTGGGCTACATAAAAAACttcctgccaggtggtggtggaacacacctttaatcccaacatttaggagtcagagacaggtggatttctgtgagttcaagaccagcctgatctaccaagtgagttccaggacaggctcctacagagcctacagggaaaccctgtctcaacaaaacaaaacaaatcctgtctgaaaataccaaattaaaaaatactaaagggcccagcactcgggaggcagaggcaggcggatctctgtgagttcgaggccagcctggtctacaaaaggagttccaggacaggctccagagctacagagaaaccctgtctcgaaaaaaccaaaaaaaaaaaaaaaaaaaaaaaaaaaaaaaatactaaataggGTAAGAAAGAGATCATGGCACTATAGGGCACATCCCTGTGACCCCAGtttgggaggtgggagcaggaggattgggagttcaagatcatcctttcttaggctacatactgagttccaggccagcctgcaaaaaagaacagaaagaaaaagggggtaCAGAGATGGCTGGACAGTTAAGAGCATATCTCCGCCCccgcaaaggaccagagttccaattcccagcaccccacattGTACACTTCACAACCGCCTTTAacgccagctccaggggctccaatGTGTTCCGGCCTCCAAGTCCAAATGTATAGCATAtactcacacaggcacatacaaataaatgaaaaatcttaaaaagaaagtgggctgggaaatggctctgtgggtaaaggcggttgccaccaagcctaagaACTGAGTGAGTTTGGTCCTCAGAAGCCATGTGGTGGACGGAGAGGACCGAcacccaaaagttgtcttctgacctccgtgaGCTTTGGCGGTGGGCCAGCCTCTCAAACATGAAATAAATgacatactttttaaatttcttagtaaataaatcggaaaagaagataaatgaaagaaaagggggGGAAACGTCAGACTGGGACTAACCAGTGGCCCCGCACAGGCTGAGGGAAACAGGAACTAAAGACAAACATAGAAAGGATAGGACGGGCTGGTTAGCATGGTCACCGAAGCAGGGCTCTGGGTGGTGGCCAGTCTGGGCCGTGACTGTCTACGGGGCACCTTTAGTGGTTTAGAAAAGACCCCCTTCGAGGACAAATTTGAAAAATGCCTGTCTGGTCTGGAATGACtagtatttttgtttggttggtttttggcttttttgtttgcttgtttttggagACTATGAAGGATCTCATGGCCTTCTagaacaagattttttttattttttgtttgtttgttttgttggtttttcgagacagggtctcttctgtgtagccctggctgtcctgaaactcactctgtagaccagattggtctagaattcagagatcctccagtctctacctcccaagtgctgggatcaaaggcatgggccaccacatcctgatatattttacttttttttttttttttttttttttttgcaatattatgtagtcctggctggcctggaactcatgtagatcaacctggcctcaaactcataaatccacctgcctctgcctcccaagtacagggattCAAGGCTATGATTAAAGGCACAGTCCACTAACCCtaacttttcatttgtttgtgatGGTTTCATTCATAAATTTCAGACTGACCTCCAAGTCACTaagtagctgagggtgaccttgaacttctgactcccagaatgctgggattacaaaaatAGGCCCCAGGGCCTGACTTAGGAGGTACTGAGCTTTTGAACCTAGGGCTTGACCAGTGCTAGAccagcactctatcaactgagggACACTCTTAGCATCATA
The Chionomys nivalis chromosome 3, mChiNiv1.1, whole genome shotgun sequence genome window above contains:
- the Nyap1 gene encoding neuronal tyrosine-phosphorylated phosphoinositide-3-kinase adapter 1 isoform X2, with translation MNLLYRKTKLEWRQHKEEEAKRSSSKETAPTAPVGPGAVPGPGVRVRDIASLRRSLRMGFMTMPASQEHTPHPCRSAMAPRSLSCHSVGSMDSVGGGPAGGGGGLTEDGSTRRPPAKPRRHPSTKLSMAGSGAETPPSKKAGSQKPTPECRESSRKVPPQKPRRSPNTQLSVSFDESCAPAPCPRGGNLPLQRLSRASRVAGDLDAGAQEEEPVYIEMVGDVFRGGGRSGGGLSGPPLGSGGPTPPAGADSDSEDSEAIYEEMKYPLPEEAGDGRANGPPPLMAPSPPQQPHVLQPHPHRRPASALPSRRDGTPTKTTPCEIPPPFPNLLQHRPPLLAFPQAKSASRAPGDGVSRLPVLCHSKEPAGSTPAPQVPARERETPPLPPPPPAANLLLLGPSGRARSHSTPLPPQGSGQTRGERELPNSHSMICPKAAGVPAAHPAPAALLPGPPKDKAVSYTMVYSAVKVTTHSVLPAGPPLGVGEPKTEEISVLHGMLCASSRPPVPGKSSPHSGAMGSAAGVLHHRSCLASPHSLPDPTAGPLTPLWTYPATAAGLKRPPAYDSLKAGGVLNKGCGMGTPSPMVKIQLQEQGTDGGAFASISCAHVIASTGTPEEEEMGAAFGAGWALQRKVLYGGRKAKDPDKVEDGARAWNGSTEGPAKVEHEDRGQVASGIPVRSQGAEGLLARIHHDRGGSRTALPVPCQTFPACHRNGDFTGGYRLGRSASTSGVRQAALHTPRPCSQPRVALSQTHPVLPLPLPPQPARERDGKLLEVIERKRCVCKEIKARHRPDRGLCKQESMPILPSWRRGPEPRKSGTPPCRRQHTVLWDTAI
- the Nyap1 gene encoding neuronal tyrosine-phosphorylated phosphoinositide-3-kinase adapter 1 isoform X1, which codes for MNLLYRKTKLEWRQHKEEEAKRSSSKETAPTAPVGPGAVPGPGVRVRDIASLRRSLRMGFMTMPASQEHTPHPCRSAMAPRSLSCHSVGSMDSVGGGPAGGGGGLTEDGSTRRPPAKPRRHPSTKLSMAGSGAETPPSKKAGSQKPTPECRESSRKVPPQKPRRSPNTQLSVSFDESCAPAPCPRGGNLPLQRLSRASRVAGDLDAGAQEEEPVYIEMVGDVFRGGGRSGGGLSGPPLGSGGPTPPAGADSDSEDSEAIYEEMKYPLPEEAGDGRANGPPPLMAPSPPQQPHVLQPHPHRRPASALPSRRDGTPTKTTPCEIPPPFPNLLQHRPPLLAFPQAKSASRAPGDGVSRLPVLCHSKEPAGSTPAPQVPARERETPPLPPPPPAANLLLLGPSGRARSHSTPLPPQGSGQTRGERELPNSHSMICPKAAGVPAAHPAPAALLPGPPKDKAVSYTMVYSAVKVTTHSVLPAGPPLGVGEPKTEEISVLHGMLCASSRPPVPGKSSPHSGAMGSAAGVLHHRSCLASPHSLPDPTAGPLTPLWTYPATAAGLKRPPAYDSLKAGGVLNKGCGMGTPSPMVKIQLQEQGTDGGAFASISCAHVIASTGTPEEEEMGAAFGAGWALQRKVLYGGRKAKDPDTEVEDGARAWNGSTEGPAKVEHEDRGQVASGIPVRSQGAEGLLARIHHDRGGSRTALPVPCQTFPACHRNGDFTGGYRLGRSASTSGVRQAALHTPRPCSQPRVALSQTHPVLPLPLPPQPARERDGKLLEVIERKRCVCKEIKARHRPDRGLCKQESMPILPSWRRGPEPRKSGTPPCRRQHTVLWDTAI